A single window of Myripristis murdjan chromosome 21, fMyrMur1.1, whole genome shotgun sequence DNA harbors:
- the klhl23 gene encoding kelch-like protein 23 isoform X2: MCFGEEHCLRSEGHCTVLLSNSAVHSWKYEERVTMSDKQAESYSYDFCDHDHPAEVLDALRQFYIGGLFTDVTLKCGSGQVFHCHKAVLSARSPYFKIMFTADMRERSKSVIKLTGIDCDVLGVLVNYMYSARVCITESNVQSLLEAADLLQLNSVKQACEEFLVRFLDVDNCLGMHAFAQLHVCPALEREARRVMLSRFMELIQEEEFLELDREKMQSVLAAQSLAVWKDEVLIDAVAKWVTHDFDNRVYHVSDLLHSIHFDLDEIYFKTAVDVYRQCLLSREGKIKSTIIQALRTNCKEMSVSGRKLSSSMYIIGGYYWQPLPEVHIWDPMSDSWLQGKDMPDHTRESYSVSLLGANIYVTGGYTTNTVEAVDTVSVYNCDYDEWTEGCPMITARYYHCSVALHGCIYAIGGYRGGAPESKTEFYDPLKKKWFPVASMIQGVGNATACVMEDKIYVTGGHYGYRGSCTYEKIQVYSSDINEWSIVTVSPHPEYGLCSVSLDNKLYLVGGQTTIADCYDTERNEWRSTSVMKERRMECGAVVINGCIYVTGGYSYSKGTYLQSIEKYDPALDSWEIVGTLPTPARSHGCVCVYSV, encoded by the exons ATGTGTTTTGGAGAGGAGCATTGCCTTCGCTCAGAAGGACACTGCACAGTGTTATTGTCAAACAGCGCTGTCCATTCATGGAAATACGAGGAGAGAG ttacaATGTCAGATAAACAAGCCGAAAGCTACAGTTATGACTTCTGTGATCATGACCATCCAGCCGAGGTCCTGGATGCTCTGAGGCAGTTCTACATCGGTGGTTTGTTTACAGACGTGACTTTGAAATGCGGCTCCGGGCAGGTTTTCCACTGTCACAAGGCGGTTCTGTCAGCCCGGAGCCcctattttaaaataatgttcacCGCTGATATGAGAGAGAGGTCCAAGAGCGTTATCAAGCTGACCGGGATTGACTGCGATGTCCTGGGTGTTTTGGTGAACTACATGTACAGCGCTCGGGTCTGCATCACGGAGAGCAACGTGCAGAGCCTGCTGGAAGCCGCCGATCTCCTGCAGCTAAACTCCGTGAAACAAGCATGTGAGGAGTTTCTCGTTCGCTTCCTGGACGTGGACAACTGCCTGGGCATGCATGCCTTTGCCCAGCTGCACGTCTGCCCTGCCCTGGAGAGGGAGGCCCGCCGGGTCATGCTCAGCAGGTTCATGGAGCTCATTCAGGAGGAAGAGTTTCTGGAGCTGGACCGGGAGAAGATGCAATCAGTTCTGGCTGCCCAGAGCCTCGCCGTTTGGAAGGATGAGGTGCTGATAGATGCTGTGGCCAAATGGGTCACCCATGACTTTGATAATCGCGTTTATCACGTCTCAGACCTGCTGCATTCCATCCATTTTGACCTGGATGAGATTTACTTCAAGACTGCTGTGGATGTGTACAGACAATGCTTActgagcagagaggggaaaattAAATCCACAATCATTCAGGCTTTAAGGACCAACTGCAAAGAGATGTCAGTAAGTGGCAGAAAACTATCCTCAAGCATGTACATCATTGGAGGATACTACTGGCAACCCCTTCCTGAGGTTCACATATGGGATCCTATGAGTGATTCATGGCTGCAAGGGAAAGATATGCCTGACCACACAAGAGAGAGCTATAGTGTCAGTTTACTTGGGGCAAACATCTACGTGACAGGAGGTTACACGACAAACACTGTCGAGGCTGTAGATACAGTTTCAGTATATAACTGTGACTATGATGAATGGACAGAGGGCTGCCCCATGATTACAGCCAGGTACTACCATTGCTCTGTGGCTTTGCATGGCTGCATTTATGCCATTGGAGGCTACAGAGGAGGAGCTCCTGAGTCAAAGACAGAGTTTTATGATCCcttaaaaaagaaatggttCCCTGTGGCCAGTATGATACAAG GTGTAGGAAATGCTACTGCTTGTGTTATGGAGGATAAAATCTATGTGACTGGAGGCCACTATGGATACAGAGGAAGCTGCACCTATGAGAAAATCCAGGTCTACAGCTCAGACATCAATGAGTGGAGTATAGTTACAGTAAGCCCTCATCCAG AGTATGGGCTGTGCTCTGTGTCTCTCGACAACAAGCTGTATCTGGTGGGCGGACAGACAACCATCGCCGACTGCTATGACACGGAGAGAAATGAATGGAGATCGACATCAGtcatgaaggagaggaggatggagtgTGGGGCTGTCGTAATAAATGGGTGTATTTATGTAACAGGAGGATACTCCTACTCAAAAGGGACGTATCTGCAGAGCATTGAGAAATATGACCCCGCACTGGACTCTTGGGAGATTGTAGGGACGCTTCCTACCCCAGCCAGATCacatggatgtgtttgtgtttacagtgtttag
- the klhl23 gene encoding kelch-like protein 23 isoform X1 → MCFGEEHCLRSEGHCTVLLSNSAVHSWKYEERVTMSDKQAESYSYDFCDHDHPAEVLDALRQFYIGGLFTDVTLKCGSGQVFHCHKAVLSARSPYFKIMFTADMRERSKSVIKLTGIDCDVLGVLVNYMYSARVCITESNVQSLLEAADLLQLNSVKQACEEFLVRFLDVDNCLGMHAFAQLHVCPALEREARRVMLSRFMELIQEEEFLELDREKMQSVLAAQSLAVWKDEVLIDAVAKWVTHDFDNRVYHVSDLLHSIHFDLDEIYFKTAVDVYRQCLLSREGKIKSTIIQALRTNCKEMSVSGRKLSSSMYIIGGYYWQPLPEVHIWDPMSDSWLQGKDMPDHTRESYSVSLLGANIYVTGGYTTNTVEAVDTVSVYNCDYDEWTEGCPMITARYYHCSVALHGCIYAIGGYRGGAPESKTEFYDPLKKKWFPVASMIQGVGNATACVMEDKIYVTGGHYGYRGSCTYEKIQVYSSDINEWSIVTVSPHPGMWKRKGGRSIDMHNNVFFFNQIFNVSEYGLCSVSLDNKLYLVGGQTTIADCYDTERNEWRSTSVMKERRMECGAVVINGCIYVTGGYSYSKGTYLQSIEKYDPALDSWEIVGTLPTPARSHGCVCVYSV, encoded by the exons ATGTGTTTTGGAGAGGAGCATTGCCTTCGCTCAGAAGGACACTGCACAGTGTTATTGTCAAACAGCGCTGTCCATTCATGGAAATACGAGGAGAGAG ttacaATGTCAGATAAACAAGCCGAAAGCTACAGTTATGACTTCTGTGATCATGACCATCCAGCCGAGGTCCTGGATGCTCTGAGGCAGTTCTACATCGGTGGTTTGTTTACAGACGTGACTTTGAAATGCGGCTCCGGGCAGGTTTTCCACTGTCACAAGGCGGTTCTGTCAGCCCGGAGCCcctattttaaaataatgttcacCGCTGATATGAGAGAGAGGTCCAAGAGCGTTATCAAGCTGACCGGGATTGACTGCGATGTCCTGGGTGTTTTGGTGAACTACATGTACAGCGCTCGGGTCTGCATCACGGAGAGCAACGTGCAGAGCCTGCTGGAAGCCGCCGATCTCCTGCAGCTAAACTCCGTGAAACAAGCATGTGAGGAGTTTCTCGTTCGCTTCCTGGACGTGGACAACTGCCTGGGCATGCATGCCTTTGCCCAGCTGCACGTCTGCCCTGCCCTGGAGAGGGAGGCCCGCCGGGTCATGCTCAGCAGGTTCATGGAGCTCATTCAGGAGGAAGAGTTTCTGGAGCTGGACCGGGAGAAGATGCAATCAGTTCTGGCTGCCCAGAGCCTCGCCGTTTGGAAGGATGAGGTGCTGATAGATGCTGTGGCCAAATGGGTCACCCATGACTTTGATAATCGCGTTTATCACGTCTCAGACCTGCTGCATTCCATCCATTTTGACCTGGATGAGATTTACTTCAAGACTGCTGTGGATGTGTACAGACAATGCTTActgagcagagaggggaaaattAAATCCACAATCATTCAGGCTTTAAGGACCAACTGCAAAGAGATGTCAGTAAGTGGCAGAAAACTATCCTCAAGCATGTACATCATTGGAGGATACTACTGGCAACCCCTTCCTGAGGTTCACATATGGGATCCTATGAGTGATTCATGGCTGCAAGGGAAAGATATGCCTGACCACACAAGAGAGAGCTATAGTGTCAGTTTACTTGGGGCAAACATCTACGTGACAGGAGGTTACACGACAAACACTGTCGAGGCTGTAGATACAGTTTCAGTATATAACTGTGACTATGATGAATGGACAGAGGGCTGCCCCATGATTACAGCCAGGTACTACCATTGCTCTGTGGCTTTGCATGGCTGCATTTATGCCATTGGAGGCTACAGAGGAGGAGCTCCTGAGTCAAAGACAGAGTTTTATGATCCcttaaaaaagaaatggttCCCTGTGGCCAGTATGATACAAG GTGTAGGAAATGCTACTGCTTGTGTTATGGAGGATAAAATCTATGTGACTGGAGGCCACTATGGATACAGAGGAAGCTGCACCTATGAGAAAATCCAGGTCTACAGCTCAGACATCAATGAGTGGAGTATAGTTACAGTAAGCCCTCATCCAGGTatgtggaaaagaaaagggggaagGAGCATAGATATgcataataatgtttttttttttaatcaaatatttAATGTTTCAGAGTATGGGCTGTGCTCTGTGTCTCTCGACAACAAGCTGTATCTGGTGGGCGGACAGACAACCATCGCCGACTGCTATGACACGGAGAGAAATGAATGGAGATCGACATCAGtcatgaaggagaggaggatggagtgTGGGGCTGTCGTAATAAATGGGTGTATTTATGTAACAGGAGGATACTCCTACTCAAAAGGGACGTATCTGCAGAGCATTGAGAAATATGACCCCGCACTGGACTCTTGGGAGATTGTAGGGACGCTTCCTACCCCAGCCAGATCacatggatgtgtttgtgtttacagtgtttag